The genome window GTCTGAGGAACCCAAGTAATGTCTCGCGGTATTCTGCACGGCTAGTCGAGTTGCCAACGGAGTTGATCTCCACTTTAACATCCTTCAAGCCGAGCTCTACACACAATTGGTAGCCCAGTGCGATGACTTCGGCATCAATCGCCGGGTCCAGTGCACCGATGGCTTCTACACCAAACTGGTGGAACTGACGCTGACGACCTGCCTGCGGACGCTCATACCGGAACATCGGACCGATGTAATACAACTTGCTCACATCCGGTTCGCCGTAGATTTTATTCTCTACATACGCACGGACAACACCGGCTGTTCCCTCTGGACGAAGAGTCATGCTGCGATTGCCTTTGTCATCAAAGGTATACATTTCTTTCTCAACGATATCGGTAGTCTCTCCTACACCACGTACAAATAAAGAAGTCTGTTCGAAGATCGGTGTACGAATCTCGCGGTAATTAAACCGTCGACACAGATCTCGTGCTTTTTCTTCTACGTACTGCCATTTCTCGACAACTCCAGGAAGTAAGTCCTGCGTCCCCGTCGGTTTTTGAAAAGCCATCTTGATCCCTCCAGCATTGATTTTTTTCTCTACAGTTAAAAATTCTACACGTGATCACTGCGCTGGCAGATCAACCTTACAATCGCTGTTATCCCCAGATTTTTTAAATTTTCATTCTAAATGTGAAAATCCGGTGATAGCATATGCTTCCGATGCAGCTTTCTTTCAGAAAGCTTTCAGGCGAACGCTTCGCTTTTACAGGTTTTTTCTGCCCTCTCCGTTTTCGTGTATTTCTTTTAAATCAACTTATATAACAAAAAAATCCCTCGCCCTGTCGCTGTATATACAGCAAACAAAGGGACGAGAGATTGTGTAATATACATTCACCCGTGGTACCACCCACATTTCGGAAACCTGACACTTTAGCCGTTCAGGTGATCTCTGATGATTCAGGATTGCCTATTGCACCCTGATCAAGCAGATATTCCGCTCTACGTGTAACGCACGTCCTGCGCAGGCCGGCTACTGGTCAACAGATCATGTCTGCCATGTTCGCCGTCTGTTCTCGGGGAAGTCATTCGTCCGCTCATCAAGAGAATCCTTACAGCCTGGGGATTCCTCTCTGGTCATGTGGGCACGGAGTACTTGGTCCCGTCATCAAATCAGTAATATAGTTCAAAAATCGACTTGTATTGACTATAGTCAACGTATTATTTTCTGATTGTAATGAACCGCAGTGCTAAAGTCAAGGGTTAACATGAAAAGATAGCATTAAAAAAATTCTAAGCACACGCCGTACTGGATAGAGAGTACACTCCAATTATGGCGGATAGAAGCTGGATTCCTCAAACGAATTCCAACTCCAATCCCTACATAACTCTATTGTTTCAGCATCCACTTCAGCAGATCAGGCATGCTCGCCCATAGACGGGAGTGCATAATGACATATTCAATCGCTTCATTGGAATCGCCCATTCCGACAAAATCAGGGAGGTTATGCGGCAGGCGTTTCAAACCCAGCAGGTAATCCGGCACATGTTTGTTCATCCCCCGAGCCACACGGTACAGCTTTTCGAGCTGCGAGGTGATTCCATTTTTCTTATACTCCAGAATGATCTGGTCATAGGCAAAGGCCGTTGAGGCGACACCTTTTCCATACTTCGCCATCAATTGTTCTGCATGCTTCAATTGGTTGCTGTACAAATACACAGCAGCGAGCAGGTAACGTGCTCCGGTATTGTCTTCCGTATTAAGTTCCAGCAACCGCTCCAGGGTTTGTGCCGCTTCTTGGGTATCCCCACCAAACCAGCAAGATTCCGCGTAGCTTTTGCATACCCGGATATATGGACGAGTCTCTTGAAGCCCCCAGAAGTGCCCTTTGTTCTTCTCAAAAAACAGGTCACCCAGTTCGCGTTCTCCAGCAGCAATTCCGGCCTTGAGGTAAGCCCGTGCATCTGACTCGTTGTCCGATTCCTCAGCCAGTATAAGATATGCATCCGAGCTGTCAGGATATACCTCCAGCACCGTTTTCGCCAGTTGTATTCTGCGTTTGGCAGAACTGGCTTCTCTCGCCTTATGTAGCAGAGCCTCCGCTTTGTCCTTTGGTGTACCTGGACCGTTCAGCA of Paenibacillus sp. FSL R5-0517 contains these proteins:
- a CDS encoding SEC-C metal-binding domain-containing protein, with the protein product MSKVGRNELCPCGSGKKYKKCCLNKESSPAESILRLISTEQPVQEATVQPESKLTPTKLKRLVTQELKWEHPSHEQLALELIENMRNQYEGELISEALMLWNGYSRQTRPTVKKTGSFCAAIEYLLSEEYGFNVSKPDMATKYEVTTGTISRKVNEMFSYIEEYGMGGETDELMVLNGPGTPKDKAEALLHKAREASSAKRRIQLAKTVLEVYPDSSDAYLILAEESDNESDARAYLKAGIAAGERELGDLFFEKNKGHFWGLQETRPYIRVCKSYAESCWFGGDTQEAAQTLERLLELNTEDNTGARYLLAAVYLYSNQLKHAEQLMAKYGKGVASTAFAYDQIILEYKKNGITSQLEKLYRVARGMNKHVPDYLLGLKRLPHNLPDFVGMGDSNEAIEYVIMHSRLWASMPDLLKWMLKQ